Proteins encoded within one genomic window of Humulus lupulus chromosome 1, drHumLupu1.1, whole genome shotgun sequence:
- the LOC133815914 gene encoding protein MOR1-like, producing MHTAGCLSLADIVEDIKTAVKNKVPLVRSSTLNWVTFCIETSNKAVILKVHKDYVPILMECLNDGTPDVRDAAFSALAAIDKVSFYLFINFVLLLLNSEF from the exons CTGGGTGCTTAAGTCTAGCTGACATTGTGGAAG ATATTAAGACAGCTGTAAAAAATAAAGTTCCTCTTGTACGGTCATCAACTCTTAACTGGGTAACATTCTGTATTGAAACAAGTAACAAGGCTGTTATTTTAAAGGTGCACAAGGACTATGTGCCTATCCTTATGGAG TGCCTCAATGATGGGACTCCAGATGTGAGGGATGCAGCCTTTTCAGCTTTGGCAGCGATAGATAAGGTatcgttttatttatttatcaattttgtGCTTTTGCTGCTTAATTctgaattttga
- the LOC133793743 gene encoding nucleoside hydrolase 5-like, translating to MITVKMVLKKNFWVIFVLLLLGFVDNLHTAKRAPRPRPRRILLDTDVDTDDFLALLYLLKLNRSEFELEGVTINTNARTDARHSVNQIYDILYMMGRDDIAVRVGGEGGILKDGTILPNVGGYLPIIEQGVTTTGGCRYRQAIPVGIGGRLDVDTNFGIRKAFLPQVYINFYFH from the exons ATGATCACAGTGAAAATGGTGTTGAAAAAAAACTTTTGGGTTATTTTTGTTCTACTCCTTTTAGGATTTGTAGATAATTTGCACACTGCAAAACGCGCTCCTCGGCCTAGGCCTCGCCGGATTCTCTTGGATACAGATGTTGATACGGATGATTTCTTGGCTCTGCTTTACCTCTTAAAGCTTAACAGATCAGAGTTTGAGTTAGAG ggTGTGACTATCAACACAAATGCCCGGACTGATGCTAGACATTCTGTGAATCAAATCTATGACATCCTTTACATGATGGGGCGCGATGATATCGCTGTTAGAGTTGGCGGCGAAGGTGGAATACTAAAAGATGGTACCATTCTTCCTAATGTTGGTGGATATCTTCCCATAATAGAACAG GGTGTTACAACCACTGGGGGATGTAGATATAGACAAGCTATCCCAGTAGGTATTGGAGGTCGTCTGGATGTTGATACAAATTTTGGCATTAGAAAAGCTTTTCTTCCTCAGGTATATATAAACTTTTATTTCCACTGA